The following proteins come from a genomic window of Rhodohalobacter sp. 614A:
- a CDS encoding universal stress protein yields the protein MKNLNHWIVSLDLSKMDEILVGYSSFLSTVKTPKTITFLHVIESGPTALNIVEQFPEIETKEEFEEIIRNELNEKIEAHFNNSSIEIRLIIKEGKPTDQIVQVVNSLEPDLLIMGKKVGYAGEGIIPKRILKYVPTSILFVPENCRYNLESVLVPVDFSEQSAKALQAAQSLVKHGTVTAQHIYEYRAQFFPYMLSEEERERIDDEIKEKKSTFIDQFSFPEDVNFVLTRRQQGRLADCVYEESISQQADMIIIGSKTKKLPNLIRHDFTDKMVGYNFGIPLLIQKNKEKYTEFLKSIFKE from the coding sequence ATGAAGAATTTAAATCATTGGATTGTATCTCTCGACCTGTCAAAAATGGACGAAATATTGGTTGGATACAGCTCTTTTTTATCCACCGTTAAAACTCCAAAAACAATCACTTTTTTACACGTGATTGAATCTGGCCCCACGGCATTGAATATCGTCGAACAATTTCCTGAAATTGAAACCAAAGAGGAATTTGAAGAGATCATCCGAAATGAACTGAACGAAAAAATTGAAGCCCATTTCAATAACAGTTCCATCGAAATCAGACTTATCATAAAAGAGGGAAAACCAACCGATCAAATTGTGCAAGTTGTCAACTCTCTTGAACCCGACCTTTTGATTATGGGCAAAAAAGTTGGATATGCCGGGGAGGGAATCATTCCAAAACGGATTTTAAAATATGTACCCACCTCCATCCTTTTTGTACCGGAAAACTGTCGTTATAATTTGGAGAGTGTGTTGGTTCCCGTTGATTTTTCCGAACAATCGGCCAAAGCTTTACAGGCTGCGCAAAGTTTGGTAAAACACGGAACGGTAACGGCGCAGCATATTTACGAATACCGGGCGCAATTCTTTCCATACATGCTATCGGAAGAGGAAAGAGAAAGAATTGATGATGAAATCAAAGAGAAAAAATCGACGTTTATTGATCAATTCTCTTTTCCTGAAGATGTGAATTTCGTATTAACCCGCCGTCAGCAAGGACGCCTCGCAGATTGTGTGTATGAAGAATCCATCAGTCAGCAGGCAGATATGATTATTATCGGATCAAAAACAAAAAAGCTGCCCAACCTGATCCGTCACGATTTTACCGATAAAATGGTCGGGTATAATTTTGGAATTCCTCTATTAATTCAAAAAAATAAAGAGAAATACACGGAATTTCTGAAATCGATTTTTAAAGAGTAG
- the rnhA gene encoding ribonuclease HI yields the protein MSDSLPTVILYTDGACSGNPGPGGWGALLLWQGKEKEMTGGSPDTTNNRMEMMAVIEGLKALKKPCHVKIHSDSALIVNTFKKGWIQNWIKRGWKKSDKKPVENRDLWEKMLKAMEPHTIEWVKVKGHADNMLNNRVDRLAVAASQKFK from the coding sequence ATGTCTGATTCCCTTCCCACGGTCATTTTGTATACGGATGGAGCCTGTAGCGGAAATCCCGGACCGGGAGGTTGGGGGGCGTTACTTCTCTGGCAGGGAAAAGAAAAAGAGATGACCGGCGGCTCTCCAGATACAACCAATAACCGGATGGAAATGATGGCGGTTATCGAGGGATTGAAAGCCCTCAAAAAACCGTGTCACGTGAAAATACACAGTGATTCAGCCTTAATTGTCAACACGTTCAAAAAAGGTTGGATTCAAAACTGGATCAAAAGAGGCTGGAAAAAATCCGACAAGAAACCTGTAGAAAACCGTGATCTCTGGGAAAAAATGTTAAAGGCGATGGAACCCCACACCATTGAATGGGTCAAGGTGAAAGGTCACGCTGACAACATGCTCAACAACCGGGTTGACCGATTGGCTGTCGCGGCTTCTCAAAAGTTTAAATAG
- a CDS encoding TlpA disulfide reductase family protein — protein MRDFTRVISLFILFIFITYNSAFGQENSTETDSTFEAYHSEVWDEIEKSEFSDSLQNQYAEEFFEYYKSHKGTKSAERAFSSAFLMWGNTGNNQYVDEALATLDNNSELWTLILRPLGNIYARNENLDYENYIGYLEKKEDELTQPTSKSQLYLILVRHYEDQDKKDKIRDYAQKMVELDAKDFFVDFALGQLHELESLQIGQPAHVFAAETVQGNSFSLSDLSGEFILLQFWGTWCGPCKPEIPHLKTLYEKHSDRNMTIIGVALDENEKLVQDFTTENEIEWPQILQPKRWGGEIVESYNVAGVPRMYLIDPDGKIVAKDLRGEEMVNEVDRMIAEYFDE, from the coding sequence ATGAGAGATTTCACAAGAGTCATTTCGCTATTTATTCTATTCATTTTCATTACATACAATTCCGCATTCGGGCAGGAGAACTCCACAGAAACAGATTCAACATTTGAAGCATACCATTCAGAGGTTTGGGATGAAATTGAGAAATCTGAATTTTCAGACAGCCTCCAAAATCAATATGCGGAGGAGTTTTTTGAGTATTACAAATCCCATAAAGGAACAAAATCAGCAGAAAGAGCTTTTTCCTCGGCCTTTCTTATGTGGGGAAATACAGGAAATAATCAATATGTTGATGAAGCATTGGCAACTCTTGACAACAATTCAGAATTGTGGACTTTAATATTGCGACCGCTTGGGAATATTTATGCAAGAAATGAGAATCTGGATTACGAGAATTATATCGGGTATCTGGAAAAAAAGGAGGACGAGCTAACACAACCTACAAGCAAATCTCAGCTTTACTTAATCTTAGTACGGCATTATGAAGACCAAGATAAAAAAGACAAGATTCGTGATTACGCCCAAAAAATGGTGGAATTAGATGCCAAAGATTTTTTCGTAGATTTCGCGCTTGGTCAGCTTCATGAGCTTGAGTCATTGCAAATTGGTCAGCCAGCACACGTTTTTGCAGCAGAAACTGTTCAGGGAAATTCTTTTTCTCTGTCTGATTTAAGTGGGGAATTTATCTTGCTGCAATTTTGGGGTACCTGGTGCGGTCCGTGCAAACCTGAAATACCTCACTTGAAAACATTATACGAGAAACACTCTGACAGAAATATGACGATTATTGGTGTTGCGTTAGATGAGAATGAGAAGTTAGTGCAGGATTTTACCACAGAAAATGAGATAGAATGGCCGCAAATATTGCAACCAAAAAGATGGGGAGGGGAAATCGTCGAGTCTTATAATGTGGCTGGTGTTCCCAGAATGTACTTGATTGATCCCGATGGAAAAATTGTGGCTAAAGATCTTAGAGGCGAAGAAATGGTGAATGAAGTAGACCGAATGATTGCTGAGTACTTTGATGAATAG
- a CDS encoding FAD:protein FMN transferase — translation MYKRLFLTTIVWFLLVGALLAQDLERYSFSSNHMGTRFNIVLYTDNESVASQASKEAFARIEELNQIMSDYLEDSELNRLAKTSGSGEAVKVSEDLFTVLQESIRMAKMTDGLFDITIGPMSKFWRVVRMSPEPELPSNEELEELRQKVGYKYIKLNEKNRTVELLKPGMQLDLGGIAKGYAAEEALAVIRTHGIEKALIDAGGDVTLGDMPPGRDTWDVAVPKNKTRGENSFITLQVTNRTVTTSGDLFQFVVIDGERYSHILNPKTGLGATRQIQATVISPDGMQADALASVLTLMDPEDGIELVNGLDHTEAIIFMNDGGNILEWYSVNSRMYLK, via the coding sequence ATGTACAAAAGACTATTTCTTACCACAATTGTCTGGTTTCTGCTGGTGGGTGCACTGTTAGCCCAGGATTTGGAGCGCTATTCGTTTAGCTCAAACCACATGGGCACCCGGTTCAACATCGTTCTGTATACGGACAATGAATCTGTTGCAAGCCAGGCATCAAAAGAAGCATTTGCCCGGATTGAGGAGTTGAATCAAATCATGAGTGATTATCTTGAGGATAGCGAACTCAATCGTCTTGCAAAAACTTCAGGATCGGGCGAGGCCGTCAAAGTGAGCGAAGATCTGTTTACTGTTTTGCAGGAATCCATCCGAATGGCCAAAATGACGGATGGCTTGTTTGATATCACCATCGGCCCGATGAGCAAATTCTGGCGGGTGGTTCGGATGTCACCCGAGCCGGAATTGCCATCCAATGAAGAACTGGAAGAACTTCGGCAAAAAGTCGGTTACAAATACATCAAACTGAATGAAAAGAACCGAACCGTAGAGCTTCTTAAACCGGGAATGCAACTGGATCTCGGTGGAATCGCAAAAGGTTACGCGGCCGAAGAGGCACTGGCCGTGATACGAACGCATGGAATTGAAAAGGCACTCATTGATGCGGGGGGAGACGTCACTCTCGGAGATATGCCGCCCGGCCGTGACACTTGGGATGTGGCGGTTCCAAAAAATAAAACCAGGGGAGAAAACAGTTTTATTACACTTCAGGTTACCAATCGAACGGTAACCACTTCCGGTGATTTATTTCAGTTTGTAGTGATTGATGGAGAACGATATTCACACATCTTAAATCCGAAAACCGGGCTGGGCGCTACCCGTCAAATTCAGGCTACGGTCATTTCTCCCGACGGAATGCAGGCCGACGCCCTTGCATCAGTCCTCACCTTGATGGATCCAGAGGACGGAATAGAATTGGTCAACGGGCTGGATCACACCGAAGCCATTATTTTTATGAATGATGGCGGGAACATTCTTGAATGGTATTCGGTTAACAGTCGTATGTATCTCAAATGA
- a CDS encoding carbohydrate binding family 9 domain-containing protein, protein MYRISKEPHIFSNKFPFQLIILLLVLAFSLPSALLAQADHQRNEIQAYRLTDSDKIIFDGNPTEDFWQKIAPATRFRQQEPSEGEPATELTEVRIAYDDEYLYMGVILYDSDPSGIKATQKRRDVPIVADERFTWFFDTFNDNRTAYFMEVNPNALRTDGLITTGQGESINLNWDGIWDAKAEINEQGWMTEIKIPFRTFNFNPNSDTWGVNFMRVIRRKNETALWTGYLRSQGISRPQDGGILTGLNGMSQGLGLEVVPFGILTGNELNSPSGKTTDSEIDGGLDINYSITPSLKASLTFNTDFAEAEVDQRIVNLTRFAVQFPEQRDFFLEGSNIYEFAPSSGINPYFSRRIGLTAGQPIPITYGARLLGTTGPYNLALLHVRTGETNTIGAENFSVARIKRNIGSESTIGVVYTRRSTSDDFDPDIDLQDRHTLGADLELGTSNFLGDKNLQFQAFFVFHNSAFENSESEFWDRTSRGIRLNYPNEPWSGHVSYREFGNAFDPAVGFTPRNAFRRLQPSLQYTPQFPESDIFQEVGWGIRYEHLMDLDFDLLTQDLTFTLFDISFMSGDQIRFDVSRNYERLELPFDIKRDASIIIPVDEYENWLATAEIETASFRKISIETSVAVGGFWSGTQFQYAANISLRPVAGLELNPEYIRTNVDLAEGSFSTDLFRFEANIDFTNSLFFTTNIQFDNLSDLLATNNRLRWIIRPGSDLYLVYNHNWLNDDQFDRFRTLQRSGTIKLSYTHRF, encoded by the coding sequence ATGTATCGAATCTCCAAAGAGCCGCACATCTTCTCAAATAAATTTCCTTTTCAACTAATTATCTTGCTCTTGGTTTTGGCTTTTTCCCTGCCTTCCGCACTACTTGCCCAGGCTGATCATCAGCGCAATGAAATCCAGGCTTATCGGCTTACCGACTCCGACAAAATTATTTTTGACGGAAATCCCACAGAAGATTTTTGGCAGAAAATTGCGCCTGCTACCCGTTTTCGTCAACAGGAACCATCGGAAGGAGAACCAGCAACCGAATTAACAGAAGTACGAATCGCCTATGATGATGAGTATCTCTACATGGGTGTAATTTTATACGACAGCGATCCGTCGGGAATTAAGGCAACTCAAAAGCGAAGAGACGTACCCATTGTAGCTGATGAACGGTTCACATGGTTTTTTGATACGTTTAACGACAACCGCACGGCTTATTTTATGGAGGTGAACCCGAATGCCCTCCGAACGGACGGATTGATAACCACCGGACAGGGCGAGAGTATCAACCTGAATTGGGATGGTATCTGGGATGCAAAAGCGGAAATCAATGAACAGGGTTGGATGACCGAAATTAAAATTCCATTCCGGACTTTCAATTTCAATCCCAACAGCGATACGTGGGGTGTGAATTTTATGCGGGTGATCCGTCGCAAAAACGAAACCGCACTCTGGACCGGCTACCTGCGCAGCCAGGGAATTTCACGTCCGCAGGATGGTGGAATTTTAACCGGGCTGAACGGCATGTCTCAGGGACTTGGCCTGGAAGTTGTGCCTTTCGGCATACTGACCGGAAATGAGCTGAACAGCCCGTCCGGCAAAACAACAGACAGCGAAATTGACGGTGGCCTTGATATCAATTACAGCATCACTCCCAGCCTGAAAGCCTCTCTTACATTCAACACCGATTTTGCGGAAGCCGAGGTGGATCAGCGAATTGTAAATCTCACTCGCTTTGCCGTGCAGTTTCCCGAGCAACGGGATTTCTTTCTTGAGGGATCCAATATCTATGAATTCGCACCTTCGAGTGGAATCAATCCATACTTTAGCCGCCGGATCGGGCTCACGGCCGGTCAGCCCATACCCATTACATATGGCGCGCGGCTTCTCGGTACAACCGGCCCATATAATCTCGCACTCCTGCATGTACGTACGGGAGAAACCAATACCATAGGTGCGGAAAATTTCTCGGTGGCTCGAATCAAACGAAATATCGGCAGTGAGAGTACTATCGGTGTGGTGTACACGCGCCGGTCCACATCTGATGATTTTGATCCTGACATTGATCTCCAGGATCGCCACACTCTGGGTGCCGATCTTGAACTCGGTACTTCGAATTTTCTTGGTGATAAAAACCTGCAATTCCAGGCCTTTTTTGTTTTCCATAACTCAGCTTTCGAGAATTCTGAATCGGAATTCTGGGACCGGACATCGCGTGGAATCCGACTAAACTATCCAAACGAGCCGTGGTCGGGGCATGTTTCTTACCGCGAATTCGGGAATGCGTTTGATCCGGCCGTGGGGTTCACACCGAGAAATGCATTCCGAAGATTGCAGCCATCCCTTCAATACACACCCCAATTTCCTGAAAGTGATATTTTCCAGGAAGTTGGCTGGGGCATTCGATACGAACACCTGATGGATCTCGATTTTGACCTTCTGACACAGGATCTCACGTTTACCCTCTTCGACATCTCCTTTATGAGCGGAGACCAAATCCGGTTTGATGTTTCCAGGAATTACGAACGCCTGGAGTTACCGTTTGACATCAAACGAGACGCCTCCATTATTATCCCGGTGGATGAGTACGAAAACTGGTTAGCTACAGCCGAGATAGAAACGGCATCTTTCCGCAAAATATCCATAGAAACGTCTGTTGCTGTGGGAGGATTCTGGTCGGGCACTCAATTTCAATATGCTGCAAATATCAGCCTGCGACCGGTTGCCGGCCTCGAACTAAATCCTGAATATATCCGAACCAATGTTGATTTGGCAGAGGGGAGTTTTTCGACCGACCTTTTCCGGTTTGAAGCCAATATCGATTTTACCAATTCCCTGTTCTTCACCACCAATATTCAGTTCGATAACCTCAGTGATCTGCTTGCCACAAACAATCGTCTTCGGTGGATTATCAGGCCGGGATCAGACCTGTATCTTGTTTACAATCACAACTGGCTGAACGATGATCAGTTCGACCGGTTCAGAACTCTTCAGCGAAGCGGAACCATCAAGCTCTCGTATACTCATCGTTTTTAA
- the pruA gene encoding L-glutamate gamma-semialdehyde dehydrogenase, whose amino-acid sequence MSNAYFNIQEPKNESYNAFEPGSPERKKLKEKLKELQDEVIEIPAIINGKEVKTGRTADVVMPHKHGHKLATVHYCGEKEVNMAIEAALEARKKWAVLPWQERVAIFQKAADIITGPWRYTMNASTMLNLSKTPHQSEIEAVGELADFFRFGPWYLSKIMDEQPYSPDGMWNRVDYRPLEGFVFAVSPFNFTAIAGNLPGAPAMCGNVSLWKPSPEAVYSNYFVMKVLQEAGLPDGVINFLPGEGADVGDPAISSPHLSGLHFTGSMATFNHLWKTIGNNIDKYHTYPRIVGETGGKDFIFAHNTADTEALVIAALRAAFEYQGQKCSAASRMYIPESIWPDFKDPLIEEVKKIKVGNVEDFSNFMGAVISRKAFDKITGYIDYAKDAEDAEILVGGTYDDSEGYFVNPTVILTTNPKFKTMEEEIFGPVLTIYVYKDEDFEETLDLCDNTSPYALTGAIFAQDRYALETMAKRFKQSAGNFYVNDKPTAAIVGQQPFGGSRKSGTNDKAGSVINMLRWLSAQAIKETRVPPKKWQYPYLGEE is encoded by the coding sequence ATGTCGAACGCCTATTTTAACATTCAGGAGCCAAAAAACGAATCCTATAATGCTTTTGAACCGGGATCTCCCGAAAGAAAAAAGCTGAAAGAAAAATTGAAAGAACTGCAGGATGAAGTCATAGAAATTCCTGCGATCATCAACGGAAAAGAAGTAAAGACCGGCAGAACCGCCGATGTGGTGATGCCACACAAGCATGGCCATAAATTGGCTACCGTTCATTATTGTGGTGAGAAAGAAGTAAACATGGCCATTGAGGCCGCCCTTGAGGCCCGTAAAAAATGGGCGGTATTGCCGTGGCAGGAACGCGTTGCCATATTTCAAAAAGCTGCCGATATCATCACCGGGCCGTGGCGTTACACAATGAACGCCTCCACGATGCTGAATTTATCCAAAACACCCCATCAGTCTGAAATTGAAGCTGTGGGTGAATTGGCCGATTTCTTCCGCTTTGGCCCGTGGTATCTCTCGAAAATTATGGATGAGCAACCCTATTCTCCGGACGGTATGTGGAATCGGGTGGATTACCGGCCGCTGGAAGGATTTGTCTTTGCTGTGAGTCCGTTCAATTTTACGGCCATTGCCGGTAACCTTCCCGGAGCGCCGGCCATGTGTGGAAATGTGTCACTCTGGAAACCGTCGCCTGAAGCGGTTTACTCCAACTATTTTGTAATGAAAGTGCTGCAGGAAGCCGGCCTTCCGGATGGAGTGATCAACTTCCTTCCTGGTGAAGGTGCCGATGTTGGCGATCCGGCAATCTCAAGCCCTCACTTATCCGGACTCCACTTTACGGGATCAATGGCTACTTTCAATCATCTTTGGAAAACGATTGGAAATAACATCGACAAATACCATACCTATCCAAGAATTGTCGGCGAAACCGGTGGAAAAGATTTCATTTTTGCTCACAACACCGCAGATACGGAAGCATTGGTTATCGCAGCTTTGCGTGCCGCTTTCGAATACCAGGGACAAAAATGTTCGGCCGCTTCACGAATGTATATTCCCGAATCAATCTGGCCCGATTTCAAAGATCCTTTGATTGAAGAGGTGAAAAAAATTAAGGTCGGTAATGTGGAAGATTTCTCGAATTTTATGGGAGCGGTTATCAGCCGGAAGGCATTTGATAAAATTACCGGTTATATCGATTACGCAAAAGACGCCGAGGATGCAGAAATTCTCGTTGGCGGAACCTATGATGATTCCGAGGGATATTTTGTGAATCCTACCGTGATTCTTACAACCAATCCAAAGTTCAAAACAATGGAAGAGGAAATCTTTGGTCCTGTCCTCACGATTTATGTATACAAAGATGAGGATTTTGAGGAAACGCTTGATCTCTGTGATAATACATCGCCGTATGCGCTGACGGGTGCCATTTTTGCCCAGGACCGATATGCACTCGAAACGATGGCCAAGCGGTTTAAGCAATCAGCCGGAAACTTCTATGTGAATGATAAACCAACCGCAGCGATTGTAGGTCAGCAACCATTTGGCGGTTCCCGAAAATCCGGCACCAATGATAAAGCCGGAAGCGTGATTAACATGTTACGATGGTTATCGGCACAAGCCATTAAAGAGACAAGAGTTCCTCCTAAAAAGTGGCAATATCCTTATTTGGGAGAAGAATAA
- a CDS encoding type II toxin-antitoxin system VapC family toxin: MLITIDTSAVLAVLVNESHKQVIIEHTENSELQSPESIDAEIGNALSAMLKRKRISLTKTKQIINQFDLVPIRRTPIRLNEALKLSKEFNIYAYDGYVLDCAKQYRTPLLSLDRRMVDVAKELNITVLEVS, from the coding sequence ATGCTGATAACAATTGACACATCCGCAGTACTGGCAGTTCTTGTTAATGAATCTCATAAGCAAGTAATTATTGAGCATACAGAGAACTCCGAGCTACAGTCACCGGAAAGTATAGATGCGGAGATCGGAAACGCACTATCAGCTATGCTAAAGCGCAAAAGAATATCCCTCACTAAGACGAAGCAGATTATTAATCAATTTGATCTCGTGCCCATTAGAAGAACACCCATTCGATTGAATGAAGCGCTCAAATTGTCAAAAGAATTCAATATTTATGCATATGATGGATACGTTTTGGATTGTGCAAAACAATACCGAACACCCTTACTTAGTTTGGACAGAAGAATGGTTGATGTTGCAAAAGAACTTAATATTACAGTTTTAGAGGTCTCATAA
- a CDS encoding type II toxin-antitoxin system Phd/YefM family antitoxin, with the protein MKVYTYSQARQKLAKLLDEARNEGEVGIKKRDGQTFVLKPVEKKGSPLDIEGVETDLDLNSLNEAVRESRERG; encoded by the coding sequence ATGAAAGTTTACACATACTCTCAAGCTCGACAAAAGCTGGCAAAATTACTGGATGAAGCCCGAAATGAAGGAGAGGTGGGAATAAAAAAAAGAGATGGTCAAACCTTTGTACTGAAGCCTGTAGAAAAGAAAGGCTCACCCCTCGATATTGAAGGCGTAGAAACTGATTTAGATCTCAATAGTTTAAATGAAGCCGTTCGAGAAAGCAGAGAGCGCGGCTAA
- a CDS encoding YihY/virulence factor BrkB family protein — protein MSKNFFNNSLLVIKKAGKNFMKNDPITLAGALAFFSIIAAPPILIMIIFLVGLITGQDMASQEVFQIIRTSIGEEAADLIHNIVRNYFVEGIGLIQQIVSIIIFLFAASTYFIIIQNSLNQIWQVRTKSSRNLKRVLKDRLISFILIAVMGVVLMLSLLLEAALGFVGNNLDYLIPGVSPILIHIFGYLISFLAVVIILGMIYKFLPDVIIEWKVVWTGAAVTAFLFTLGKFLITFILTNSNIQDMYGTAGSTAIFLLWVFYSSLILFFGAEITQQFAMEFAENIQPKDHAEKIVTHKAGKDYIADEQGG, from the coding sequence ATGAGTAAAAATTTTTTCAATAATTCCCTGCTGGTAATCAAAAAAGCCGGGAAGAATTTCATGAAAAATGATCCCATCACCCTTGCCGGTGCACTGGCATTTTTTTCTATCATTGCCGCTCCACCCATTTTGATTATGATTATTTTCCTGGTGGGGCTGATTACGGGTCAGGACATGGCCAGTCAGGAAGTATTCCAGATCATCCGGACATCCATCGGAGAGGAAGCCGCGGATTTAATCCATAACATTGTACGGAATTATTTTGTAGAAGGAATCGGCCTGATCCAGCAGATCGTAAGTATCATCATTTTTCTGTTTGCAGCCAGTACATACTTTATCATTATTCAAAACTCGCTGAATCAAATCTGGCAGGTAAGAACAAAATCGAGCCGTAATCTCAAAAGAGTTCTCAAAGACCGGCTGATATCATTCATCCTGATTGCGGTTATGGGCGTTGTACTGATGCTCTCACTTTTACTGGAAGCAGCCCTGGGTTTTGTGGGTAACAACCTGGATTACCTGATTCCGGGCGTTTCCCCTATTCTCATTCATATCTTTGGTTACCTGATCTCCTTTTTAGCGGTGGTGATTATCCTGGGAATGATCTACAAATTTTTGCCCGATGTAATTATTGAATGGAAAGTGGTTTGGACAGGTGCGGCCGTTACGGCGTTCCTGTTTACGCTTGGTAAATTTTTGATTACGTTTATCCTCACCAACAGCAACATACAGGATATGTACGGAACAGCAGGCTCGACTGCCATTTTCCTGTTGTGGGTTTTCTATTCATCTTTGATCCTGTTTTTTGGGGCTGAGATCACCCAGCAATTTGCCATGGAATTCGCTGAAAATATTCAGCCGAAAGACCACGCCGAGAAAATTGTAACTCACAAAGCCGGTAAAGATTATATCGCCGATGAGCAGGGTGGGTAA
- a CDS encoding BCCT family transporter, with protein MSNSQQKNSQSSSNKSDTNKYFDIHGPVFWPSVILIATLIIGTLIAGESAEQAFNSARVFITGSANWLFVGAVNIFIGFSLYFAFSKFGRIRLGGQDAEPDFSTMAWFAMLFSAGMGIGLMFYAVAEPMWHLTSPPHAEPGTTDAVRDAMGITFLHWGLHAWAVYAIVALALAFFAFNRDLPLSFRSVFYPLLGDRIDGWMGDIIDVLAVLATLFGLATSLGLGAAQAGAGIEYVFGLTNSINLQVIIIICVTAIATISVVLGIDKGVKVLSEFNIRIAALFLLFILVVGPTLYILSSFMQNIGHYLQNFAGFATWTQSYEEGEFLNTWTVFYWAWWISWSPYVGMFIARISKGRTIREFVLGVLLIPTFVTFLWMSGFGGSALFLETGGIAEIANAVQADQTTSLFILLDQFPLSNITSFLAIILVMSFFVTSSDSGSLVIDGLTSGGKLHAPVGQRVFWATTEGAVAAILLVGGGLGALQAGAISTGLPFTIVLLVMCYSLQKGLNKEHKDLVDKTKAKERESYRDLVANAIKKQKK; from the coding sequence ATGAGTAACTCTCAACAAAAGAATAGTCAATCATCATCCAACAAATCCGACACAAACAAGTACTTTGATATTCACGGACCGGTTTTCTGGCCGTCTGTTATATTAATTGCCACCCTGATTATTGGAACGCTAATAGCCGGCGAATCCGCCGAACAAGCATTTAATTCGGCAAGAGTATTTATCACAGGTTCTGCAAATTGGTTATTTGTAGGTGCCGTTAATATTTTTATTGGATTTTCGCTGTATTTCGCATTCAGTAAATTTGGAAGAATCCGTCTGGGAGGACAAGATGCCGAACCAGATTTTAGCACCATGGCGTGGTTTGCCATGCTTTTTAGCGCCGGTATGGGCATCGGCTTGATGTTTTACGCCGTTGCCGAACCAATGTGGCATCTCACAAGTCCGCCGCATGCCGAACCCGGAACCACCGACGCCGTACGTGACGCGATGGGAATTACCTTTCTGCACTGGGGATTGCATGCCTGGGCTGTCTATGCAATTGTTGCTTTGGCTCTCGCTTTTTTTGCATTCAACCGAGACTTACCCCTCTCCTTTCGATCTGTTTTTTATCCATTACTGGGCGACCGAATTGACGGCTGGATGGGCGATATCATTGATGTACTTGCAGTATTGGCAACTCTTTTTGGATTGGCAACCTCTCTCGGGCTCGGAGCTGCTCAAGCCGGAGCGGGCATCGAATATGTATTTGGATTAACCAACTCCATAAACCTGCAAGTCATCATTATTATTTGCGTAACGGCTATCGCTACCATTTCTGTTGTGCTGGGTATTGATAAAGGAGTAAAGGTGCTGAGTGAATTTAATATTCGAATTGCAGCCCTGTTTTTACTCTTTATTTTAGTAGTCGGTCCTACGCTTTACATTCTTTCGTCCTTCATGCAAAACATCGGGCATTATTTGCAGAACTTTGCCGGTTTTGCAACATGGACGCAATCCTATGAAGAAGGTGAGTTCCTGAACACATGGACTGTATTTTACTGGGCGTGGTGGATTTCCTGGTCTCCATACGTAGGCATGTTTATCGCCCGGATATCAAAAGGCCGAACCATTCGTGAATTCGTTTTAGGTGTTTTGTTAATCCCAACATTTGTTACATTTCTTTGGATGAGCGGTTTTGGCGGCAGTGCACTCTTCCTCGAAACCGGGGGCATTGCAGAGATAGCCAATGCCGTTCAGGCCGATCAAACCACATCGCTCTTTATCCTTTTAGATCAGTTTCCATTGTCAAATATTACCTCATTTCTTGCCATTATTTTGGTCATGAGTTTCTTTGTTACTTCATCCGACTCAGGGTCGCTCGTGATTGACGGTTTAACAAGTGGCGGAAAATTGCATGCGCCTGTTGGTCAACGGGTTTTCTGGGCCACCACGGAAGGAGCTGTTGCTGCTATTTTACTGGTGGGTGGAGGGTTAGGTGCTCTACAGGCGGGAGCGATAAGCACCGGGCTTCCTTTTACTATTGTTCTTTTAGTAATGTGTTACAGCCTGCAGAAAGGATTGAATAAAGAACACAAAGATCTTGTTGATAAAACGAAAGCCAAAGAACGAGAATCTTACCGGGATCTTGTAGCGAACGCTATCAAAAAACAGAAAAAATAG